Proteins found in one Oncorhynchus keta strain PuntledgeMale-10-30-2019 chromosome 2, Oket_V2, whole genome shotgun sequence genomic segment:
- the nog3 gene encoding noggin-3 translates to MDNSYYFLAMSMLVLSLGLRIEEGMCQHYYLLRPIPSDTLPIVELKEDPDPVLDPKERDLNETELRSTLGSHFDPHFMSITPPEDKYSGNEDLSDSEIRQKPSGAMPKEIKAMEFEIQHGKKHKPSKKLRRRLQLWLWSYAFCPVVYTWNDLGNRFWPRYVKVGSCYNKRSCSVPEGMVCKPAKSAHFTILRWRCLQRKGGLKCAWIPVQYPIISECKCSCTN, encoded by the coding sequence ATGGATAACTCGTACTATTTTCTAGCCATGTCCATGCTGGTTCTGTCCCTCGGGTTAAGGATTGAGGAGGGCATGTGCCAACACTACTACCTCCTCCGTCCCATCCCCAGCGACACTCTCCCCATAGTGGAGCTCAAAGAGGACCCAGACCCTGTCCTGGATCCAAAAGAACGGGACCTGAACGAGACCGAACTCAGATCCACCCTGGGTAGTCACTTCGACCCACACTTCATGTCCATTACCCCGCCAGAGGACAAGTACTCGGGCAACGAGGACCTGAGCGACTCGGAAATACGTCAGAAGCCGTCCGGCGCGATGCCCAAGGAGATCAAAGCCATGGAGTTTGAGATCCAGCACGGCAAGAAGCACAAGCCCAGTAAAAAACTTAGAAGAAGGCTGCAACTGTGGCTGTGGTCTTACGCCTTCTGTCCAGTTGTTTATACATGGAACGACCTCGGGAACAGATTCTGGCCGCGCTACGTGAAGGTGGGGAGCTGCTACAATAAGCGTTCTTGTTCCGTCCCTGAAGGGATGGTTTGCAAACCTGCCAAATCGGCCCATTTTACGATCTTACGATGGAGGTGCCTGCAGAGAAAAGGAGGTCTGAAATGCGCTTGGATACCAGTTCAGTACCCCATTATATCTGAGTGCAAATGCTCATGCACGAACTGA